Proteins from one Dysgonomonas sp. HDW5A genomic window:
- a CDS encoding cellulase family glycosylhydrolase, which produces MAKNTIFKYKKWSLLFSICIIFSISQIGAKGFLRTDGTKIVNDNSEILLRGIGLGGWVLQEPYMLQLSGLAKNQTDIKRKIYDLIGKERTSEFYAAWVKNGIRKADIDSLAKWGFNSIRLPMHYNLYTLPIEKEPIKGENTWIESGFALTDSILNWCKANEMYLILDLHAAPGGQGNDLAISDASDVKLWNSAQNKAKTIALWRKLAERYKNEEWIGGYDILNEPNWGFQDSEDMNGNREELNAPLRQLYIDITKAIREVDQKHFIVISGNAWGNNYNGIFPLWDDNMVISFHKYWTYNDDQSIAKFLEYRKQYNAPLWMSESGENSNTWHTNAIKLFEQNDIGWCWWTYKKMGFNCMMEIPTNSEYEKIKAYWKGEGTKPTSDEAYKGLMQLAYDYKVENTLFKKDFTDALFRKVKTTATKPFNNYLFKERTPLVINASDFDLGRNGYAYFDKDTVDYWVSSGVKGYGNKGRVYRNDGVDIMPSDDPRSNGYCLFSIEPDEWVQYTISVRKQGNCTINIITKAVDGAGMIYLTVNGRKTKTFTTSDNTTDWSILEVKNVNLKKGINTIKLHFIKGGFKISRIEIKR; this is translated from the coding sequence ATGGCTAAAAATACAATCTTCAAATATAAAAAATGGAGTCTTTTATTTTCGATATGTATTATCTTTTCGATAAGCCAGATTGGAGCTAAAGGGTTTCTGAGAACCGACGGAACGAAGATTGTAAATGACAATAGCGAAATACTTCTGCGTGGGATAGGTCTTGGCGGATGGGTACTCCAAGAACCTTATATGCTGCAATTATCGGGACTTGCTAAAAATCAGACAGATATTAAACGCAAGATATATGATTTGATAGGGAAGGAGAGAACGTCCGAATTTTATGCTGCATGGGTGAAGAATGGCATTCGGAAAGCCGATATTGATTCGCTTGCTAAATGGGGATTCAATAGTATCCGTCTGCCGATGCATTATAATTTATATACTCTTCCTATCGAAAAAGAACCGATAAAAGGCGAAAATACATGGATCGAAAGTGGCTTTGCTCTTACTGACTCTATTCTCAACTGGTGTAAAGCTAATGAAATGTACCTGATACTCGACCTGCATGCTGCTCCGGGCGGACAGGGCAATGATCTGGCTATATCCGATGCTTCGGACGTGAAACTGTGGAACAGCGCTCAAAATAAAGCGAAAACCATTGCTCTGTGGCGTAAGCTTGCCGAACGCTATAAGAACGAAGAATGGATAGGTGGTTATGATATTCTCAACGAACCTAATTGGGGATTTCAGGACTCCGAAGATATGAATGGTAACCGGGAGGAATTGAATGCTCCATTGCGTCAACTATATATAGATATAACTAAAGCCATAAGAGAGGTTGACCAAAAGCATTTTATTGTGATTTCTGGTAACGCTTGGGGAAATAACTATAATGGAATATTTCCGTTATGGGATGATAATATGGTAATCAGTTTCCATAAATACTGGACGTATAACGACGATCAGTCGATAGCTAAATTTCTGGAATACCGAAAGCAATACAATGCTCCTCTTTGGATGAGTGAATCGGGCGAAAACTCGAATACGTGGCATACCAATGCCATTAAATTATTCGAACAAAACGATATTGGCTGGTGCTGGTGGACATATAAGAAAATGGGATTCAACTGCATGATGGAGATACCCACAAATTCCGAATACGAAAAAATAAAAGCTTATTGGAAAGGGGAGGGCACAAAACCAACTTCCGATGAGGCTTATAAAGGACTGATGCAACTGGCATACGATTATAAAGTGGAAAATACCCTGTTCAAAAAAGACTTTACGGATGCTCTGTTCAGAAAGGTAAAGACAACTGCTACCAAACCATTCAATAATTATTTGTTTAAAGAAAGAACTCCGCTGGTAATTAATGCTTCCGATTTTGATTTAGGGCGCAACGGCTATGCATATTTCGATAAAGATACTGTCGATTATTGGGTGTCGAGCGGTGTTAAAGGATATGGCAACAAAGGGCGTGTGTACAGAAATGACGGGGTGGATATCATGCCATCGGACGATCCTCGATCCAACGGGTATTGCCTATTTAGTATAGAACCCGACGAATGGGTACAATATACTATCAGCGTAAGAAAGCAGGGGAATTGTACTATAAACATCATAACTAAAGCTGTGGATGGAGCAGGAATGATTTATCTGACAGTTAACGGAAGAAAAACCAAGACGTTTACAACCTCAGACAATACAACCGACTGGAGTATCTTGGAGGTGAAAAATGTGAATCTAAAAAAAGGAATCAATACCATCAAGCTACATTTTATAAAGGGAGGTTTTAAAATAAGCCGAATCGAAATAAAGCGGTAA
- a CDS encoding SOS response-associated peptidase yields MCYYNSMSKKAKELAVRYGRKTDIIEIVKEIIEEQSRVNAFSNPAYPIITSDDEIQALNWGLIPFWVKPKEDTEKGRDEAEKDAFSIRKGTYNARSETIFERPSFRTPILSRRCLIPSTGYFEYHHNNDKTKTPYLIYLPDEEVFSMAGVYDSWISPKTGKVYNTFSMITTQANELTYEIHNGGKNPHRMPVIINKQDEEKWLDPKLNKLDIQSMLKPFEASLMDAYAVDRNLFLNGNPHNPSIMERV; encoded by the coding sequence ATGTGTTATTATAATAGTATGTCAAAGAAAGCCAAAGAACTGGCAGTTCGATACGGTCGTAAAACAGATATAATTGAAATAGTAAAAGAGATTATCGAAGAACAGTCCCGGGTTAATGCGTTCTCTAATCCTGCCTATCCGATCATAACTAGCGACGACGAAATACAAGCCCTAAACTGGGGTTTAATACCCTTCTGGGTAAAGCCCAAAGAAGATACAGAGAAAGGCAGGGATGAAGCAGAAAAAGACGCTTTTTCCATTCGCAAAGGCACTTATAATGCAAGAAGCGAAACGATATTCGAAAGACCATCATTCAGGACACCCATCTTAAGCCGTCGATGTTTAATTCCGAGTACAGGATATTTCGAGTATCATCACAATAATGATAAAACTAAAACTCCTTATCTTATCTATCTGCCAGATGAAGAGGTGTTTTCGATGGCTGGTGTGTATGATAGTTGGATAAGCCCGAAAACAGGGAAAGTATATAATACCTTTTCAATGATAACGACCCAAGCCAACGAGCTGACCTATGAAATACACAATGGAGGAAAGAATCCACACCGAATGCCTGTGATAATAAATAAACAAGATGAAGAAAAGTGGTTAGATCCGAAGTTGAATAAGCTCGATATCCAAAGTATGCTAAAACCTTTTGAAGCTTCCCTGATGGATGCTTATGCAGTTGACCGAAATTTGTTTCTAAATGGAAACCCACATAACCCAAGTATAATGGAACGGGTGTAA
- a CDS encoding helix-turn-helix transcriptional regulator, protein MIYYTTIICVSFASFSFVYLRPVYVLINSLSMLSILYSIVIIFHIIHLVTATGKPKPFSFIHYLTPAVVTLVQYYWSYYFILKTDPVIIYSSYWFLAVSSFKLGIWIVYGTVYSLSGLQRIIRYKEIIMNYSADEDRSSMRWLYTVIICTIALIPPTFLYVFLRNEVVLVSIFSLMTNFILQLQLVVLAYNMFTENYVIMYPVGSNPETENTVLVKIDKNHFEQFMREKKPYLNPGLRITDLMRELCTNRSYLSGYINKTYSMSFSRYINTCRLRELKRMQNDPKLSAYDSESLIIKAGFRSIRGYQRFIKQEKANV, encoded by the coding sequence ATGATATATTATACAACGATTATCTGTGTTAGTTTTGCATCCTTCTCGTTTGTTTATTTGCGTCCGGTATATGTGTTGATTAATTCACTCTCTATGCTGTCTATCCTGTATTCGATAGTCATTATATTTCATATCATCCACTTGGTAACGGCTACGGGAAAACCAAAACCTTTTTCGTTTATACATTATCTCACACCAGCTGTTGTTACCTTAGTACAGTATTATTGGTCATATTATTTTATATTGAAAACTGATCCGGTAATTATTTATAGTAGTTATTGGTTTCTTGCTGTTTCATCTTTTAAACTGGGTATTTGGATTGTCTATGGAACTGTTTACTCTCTGTCTGGTTTACAGAGGATTATCAGGTATAAAGAAATCATCATGAATTATTCGGCCGATGAAGACCGTTCTTCAATGAGGTGGCTTTATACGGTTATTATATGTACAATTGCATTGATACCACCCACATTTTTATATGTTTTTCTAAGAAATGAAGTTGTTTTGGTATCTATCTTTTCCTTAATGACTAATTTTATACTGCAACTGCAATTGGTTGTGCTAGCATATAATATGTTTACCGAAAATTATGTGATCATGTACCCGGTAGGAAGTAATCCGGAAACAGAAAATACTGTTTTAGTCAAAATCGATAAGAACCATTTTGAACAGTTTATGCGGGAGAAAAAGCCCTATCTAAATCCGGGACTTCGAATTACCGACCTCATGCGTGAGTTGTGTACCAACCGTAGTTATCTTTCGGGCTATATCAATAAGACTTATTCTATGAGCTTCAGTCGCTATATTAATACCTGTCGGTTAAGAGAGTTGAAACGTATGCAAAACGATCCTAAACTATCTGCTTATGACAGTGAATCACTCATTATTAAAGCCGGATTTAGAAGTATAAGAGGTTACCAGCGGTTTATAAAACAAGAAAAAGCAAATGTATAG